One stretch of Musicola paradisiaca NCPPB 2511 DNA includes these proteins:
- the ompX gene encoding outer membrane protein OmpX — MKKIACLSALACVLAVSAGSAMAGQSTVSLGYAQGDAQGVMNKLPGFNLKYRYEFDDSQLGVIGSFTYLQDSNTSDDVYHKAQYYGFSAGPTYRFADWASIYGVVGVSAAKFTNNETSGDANHSNSDAGFVYGAGLQFNPVKDVAFDVGYEQSRIRSVDVGSWNVGVGYRF; from the coding sequence ATGAAAAAAATCGCGTGTCTTTCCGCTTTGGCTTGTGTTTTAGCCGTAAGTGCTGGTAGTGCAATGGCCGGTCAGAGTACCGTGTCTTTGGGTTATGCTCAGGGCGATGCCCAGGGCGTTATGAATAAACTGCCGGGTTTCAACCTGAAATACCGTTATGAATTCGATGACAGCCAACTGGGCGTTATCGGTTCTTTCACGTATTTGCAAGATAGCAACACGTCTGACGATGTTTATCACAAAGCGCAGTATTACGGCTTCAGCGCAGGCCCGACCTACCGCTTTGCTGATTGGGCCAGCATCTATGGCGTGGTGGGCGTGAGTGCCGCCAAGTTCACCAACAATGAAACCAGCGGTGATGCTAATCACAGCAACAGCGATGCCGGTTTTGTATACGGCGCCGGTCTGCAGTTCAATCCGGTTAAAGACGTTGCATTTGATGTTGGTTACGAACAGAGCCGCATCCGCAGCGTTGACGTAGGCAGCTGGAACGTCGGCGTAGGTTATCGTTTCTG